Proteins found in one Amblyraja radiata isolate CabotCenter1 chromosome 15, sAmbRad1.1.pri, whole genome shotgun sequence genomic segment:
- the pwwp2b gene encoding PWWP domain-containing protein 2B, whose product MAALSPPPPPPPPPPAAAAGLLAGAQLTVTVEHVVSGTVVVSTNFGGSSFTGILIDMAKKSGLCGLLPNQFPAESCTSEVLDGKEQSICQTKSQPCNLQHTEMSNREQVSPLQPLPKTVPCLPPYCEGVPLPQPLVLRQTYNQWVPQPPPRTIKRTKRRLSRNRDPGKLIMSTIRLRPRQVLCEKCKNTLNREEEEEEEEDDDDDDKDRHNNKNDKKTSVEENEKRKPEVTCCENRKLKKEKKDEKCSTEMVHRSPVIKISYSTPQGKGKVVKIPSRVHGSVEPFCPKRLMQNESVDQDKNTNGDEMEVLPEKSFSSPSGTIPKLKLTRPLHSMADIPPPRIRLKPHRLSNGDNVAIYKAELVDNLNSDVLPTRRSDSSALHSEESTGKSSIETSGSSGEEDQWRYKRSRRSKDQGDLTVYLSYRKKRADSSSLSVCSNDSLDESKSSSSEITSPEICDFAPGDDASVSSSSKEEKTVPPLTVRLHTKTVTKCVTTEGRTISVGDIIWGKIHGFPWWPACILGISVNKKENGTPLWQEARVSWFGSPTTSLLSVSKVSPFLEYFKLRFNRKKKGVYRRAITEAAKAAQHLTPEIRSLLSQYDS is encoded by the coding sequence GTCAGGATTATGTGGGTTGCTACCAAACCAGTTTCCTGCAGAATCATGCACCAGTGAAGTCCTTGACGGGAAAGAACAGTCCATCTGTCAAACTAAGTCTCAGCCCTGCAACTTGCAACATACCGAGATGTCAAACCGAGAACAAGTTTCACCTCTTCAGCCATTACCAAAAACTGTGCCTTGTTTGCCACCTTATTGTGAAGGTGTACCTCTGCCACAACCTTTGGTATTGAGACAGACTTATAATCAGTGGGTTCCGCAGCCACCACCTCGGACAATCAAACGCACAAAAAGACGCCTGTCAAGGAATCGCGATCCTGGTAAGCTTATAATGAGCACCATTAGATTGCGACCTAGGCAGGTGTTGTGCGAAAAATGCAAAAACACACTAaatcgggaggaggaggaggaggaggaggaggatgatgatgatgatgacaaaGATAGACATAATAATAAGAATGACAAAAAAACTAGTGTGGAGGAAAATGAAAAGAGGAAACCTGAGGTCACGTGCTGTGAAAATAGGAAATTAAAAAAGGAAAAGAAAGATGAAAAATGTTCTACTGAGATGGTGCATCGAAGCCCAGTGATTAAAATATCATATAGCACTCCTCAAGGTAAAGGGAAGGTTGTGAAAATTCCCTCACGGGTACATGGCTCAGTTGAGCCTTTTTGTCCTAAACGGTTAATGCAAAATGAAAGTGTGGACCAGGACAAGAATACAAATGGTGATGAGATGGAGGTTCTTCCAGAAAAGTCATTTTCTAGTCCATCTGGAACCATTCCAAAGTTAAAACTAACTAGGCCTTTGCATTCCATGGCAGACATCCCACCACCTAGAATTCGATTAAAACCTCATCGGCTCAGTAACGGGGACAATGTTGCAATTTATAAGGCTGAGCTTGTAGATAATCTAAATAGCGATGTGCTACCTACAAGGAGATCAGATAGTAGTGCACTTCATTCTGAAGAATCTACAGGAAAAAGTTCAATAGAGACATCAGGGAGTTCTGGAGAGGAGGACCAATGGAGGTACAAAAGAAGTCGTCGGAGCAAGGATCAAGGTGATCTGACTGTATATTTAAGTTATAGGAAAAAAAGAGCAGATTCATCAAGTTTATCGGTCTGTAGTAATGATAGTCTAGATGAATCAAAGTCTTCTAGTTCAGAAATAACTTCACCAGAAATATGTGATTTTGCACCTGGAGATGATGCATCTGTGTCATCTTCTTCCAAAGAAGAAAagactgtgccacccttaactgTGAGACTTCATACCAAAACTGTCACAAAATGTGTAACAACCGAAGGCAGGACTATATCTGTTGGTGATATTATATGGGGGAAAATTCATGGCTTTCCCTGGTGGCCTGCGTGCATTCTTGGCATTAGCGTTAACAAGAAGGAAAATGGGACACCATTGTGGCAGGAAGCCAGAGTGTCTTGGTTTGGATCACCTACAACGTCGCTGCTTTCTGTGTCAAAGGTCTCTCCATttttggagtattttaagttgagGTTTAACAGAAAGAAGAAAGGAGTGTACCGTAGGGCGATTACAGAAGCTGCCAAGGCAGCTCAACACCTGACACCTGAAATCCGATCTCTTCTTTCGCAATATGACAGTTAA